In Candidatus Bathyarchaeia archaeon, the following are encoded in one genomic region:
- a CDS encoding 4Fe-4S dicluster domain-containing protein translates to MPLKTIKKSTQEALTLEWVLHVKNYKLNLDKNLCVGCQICALACPKEAIKLEKQPKTQGEKAKRAKVDIDLAKCNFCGICDVLCPYGAVKVTLNGQHVLSVIEKESFPQLIRDIQVDASKYPPESLKCEEACPLNLVKITWLTPDGKTVENVKKLTKKERKDLQVKIDVDKEHCPCCRICEFKCPEGVMRVKKFIHGKIAIHAEKCPEGCTDCLDVCPITGALYYSDEDKKVHVDEMFCVYCGACKVVCPVEDALELKRTKIIHTPVRSGAWNKALERLASPIEVTKELKAKGSRKGMESVEKRLGWKGV, encoded by the coding sequence ATGCCTCTAAAAACAATAAAAAAGAGCACACAAGAAGCGTTAACATTAGAATGGGTTCTCCACGTTAAAAATTACAAACTTAATCTTGACAAAAACCTTTGCGTAGGATGCCAAATCTGCGCTTTGGCTTGCCCAAAAGAAGCTATCAAACTTGAGAAACAGCCTAAAACGCAGGGAGAAAAAGCCAAGAGGGCTAAGGTTGACATTGATTTGGCAAAATGTAATTTTTGTGGAATATGCGACGTACTATGTCCATACGGCGCAGTAAAGGTAACTTTGAACGGTCAGCATGTCCTTTCAGTGATTGAGAAGGAAAGCTTTCCGCAACTGATTCGTGACATTCAAGTGGACGCAAGCAAATATCCACCAGAGAGTTTAAAGTGTGAAGAGGCATGTCCCCTTAATCTGGTTAAGATAACATGGCTCACACCTGATGGAAAAACGGTGGAAAACGTCAAGAAGCTTACAAAGAAAGAAAGGAAGGACCTTCAAGTTAAAATTGACGTGGACAAAGAGCATTGTCCATGTTGTAGAATATGCGAGTTCAAATGTCCAGAAGGCGTCATGCGCGTTAAGAAGTTTATTCATGGCAAAATCGCAATTCATGCTGAGAAGTGTCCGGAAGGCTGCACGGACTGCCTTGACGTTTGCCCAATAACTGGGGCACTTTACTATTCTGATGAGGATAAGAAAGTGCACGTAGACGAAATGTTTTGTGTTTATTGTGGTGCATGTAAAGTTGTTTGTCCAGTTGAGGATGCTTTAGAGCTTAAGCGGACGAAGATAATTCATACTCCTGTTCGTTCAGGCGCGTGGAATAAAGCTTTGGAAAGGTTGGCTTCGCCGATTGAGGTGACTAAGGAGTTGAAGGCTAAGGGTTCTCGGAAAGGAATGGAATCTGTTGAGAAAAGGCTTGGATGGAAGGGTGTGTAA
- a CDS encoding methyltransferase domain-containing protein, which translates to MNEWDKKREIMHRYDVTAHIYDMRYAEEQKAKFQAAFKNLKMDRLGLVLDVGCGTGLLFDYVADKAETVIGVDLSKKTMLKAKEHAKKFQYMHLVLADADKLPFSENFFNHVFAFTLLQNMPNPCATLKEIVRVAKANAVIVVTGLKNVFSRESFEELLRDAGLRIAVLESEDLKCHVAVCAKTVD; encoded by the coding sequence ATGAACGAGTGGGACAAGAAACGAGAGATAATGCATCGTTATGATGTGACGGCGCACATTTATGACATGCGGTATGCTGAAGAACAAAAAGCTAAGTTTCAAGCTGCGTTCAAGAATCTTAAGATGGACAGACTAGGCTTGGTTTTGGATGTTGGGTGCGGCACGGGGCTTTTGTTTGATTATGTTGCTGATAAAGCAGAAACCGTTATCGGCGTGGACCTTTCCAAAAAGACAATGCTCAAGGCAAAGGAACACGCGAAAAAATTTCAGTATATGCATTTAGTATTGGCTGATGCTGATAAACTACCTTTCTCAGAGAACTTTTTCAATCACGTTTTCGCTTTCACGTTACTTCAGAACATGCCAAATCCATGTGCGACTTTGAAAGAAATTGTGAGAGTTGCAAAAGCAAATGCGGTAATTGTGGTTACGGGTTTAAAGAATGTTTTCTCACGTGAAAGTTTTGAAGAGTTGCTTAGAGACGCTGGCTTGAGAATTGCTGTTTTAGAAAGTGAAGATTTAAAATGTCATGTTGCAGTTTGCGCAAAAACGGTAGATTAA
- the nucS gene encoding endonuclease NucS, with the protein MPNNKPLNVLINPNALEAEAVARDAISQRKTLLIVGNCWVHYFGRAKSKLEPGERILIIKEDGSLLVHRSVGYEPVNWQSPGCIFHVQTKNDILEIRAVRQKPRESVNVSFDKINMVSAMCLVDSGEFSLYASEEDMHKAILMKPSLLEEGFKPISYEKKVEPGFVDVYGVDKNGRLVVVEVKRKTAGKEAAIQLAKYIEAIKEKANREIRGILAAPNIAKDVQRLLETLGLEFKSLDPKKCAEILRKTETKKLEAFFTEETKQ; encoded by the coding sequence GTGCCAAACAATAAGCCTTTGAACGTTCTAATTAATCCAAACGCTTTGGAAGCAGAAGCAGTAGCTAGAGATGCAATTTCTCAACGCAAAACACTTCTGATTGTTGGCAATTGTTGGGTGCATTACTTCGGTAGAGCCAAATCGAAGCTTGAACCTGGCGAACGCATTCTCATAATTAAGGAAGACGGTTCGCTTCTTGTTCACCGCTCAGTAGGCTATGAACCAGTTAATTGGCAATCACCAGGATGCATCTTCCATGTGCAAACTAAAAACGACATTCTAGAAATTCGTGCAGTGAGACAAAAACCGCGCGAATCGGTTAACGTGTCCTTTGATAAGATTAACATGGTCTCAGCTATGTGTCTTGTTGATTCCGGCGAGTTTTCTCTTTACGCAAGTGAGGAAGACATGCATAAGGCAATTTTGATGAAGCCTTCACTTTTGGAGGAAGGATTCAAGCCCATAAGTTATGAGAAGAAGGTTGAGCCGGGTTTTGTTGATGTTTATGGTGTAGATAAGAATGGAAGGCTTGTGGTTGTGGAGGTTAAACGTAAAACTGCTGGTAAGGAAGCGGCAATCCAGCTTGCAAAATACATCGAAGCAATAAAAGAAAAGGCAAACCGCGAAATACGCGGAATACTTGCCGCGCCAAACATAGCAAAAGATGTTCAACGACTACTTGAAACTTTAGGGTTAGAATTCAAATCTTTAGACCCAAAAAAATGTGCGGAAATTCTAAGGAAAACCGAAACGAAAAAACTTGAGGCATTCTTCACAGAGGAAACAAAACAATGA
- a CDS encoding MBL fold metallo-hydrolase — MIKNIVPLAFDSLGVRSMATFIETDDLKILIDPGAALGPIRYGLPPHFLEWQKLDESWRKIKRQAKEADILMVTHYHYDHHDPDAPELYKNKMVFIKHPTENINLSQRERAALFLKAVREKPKKLEIADGKNFRIGKTQITFSKAVCHGTNPRLGYVTEVSIKSGNDRFLYTSDVEGPSLPEQIRFILKEKPAILFVDGPMTYMLGFRYSYKSLEISNNNLVKIIKKLSLDTLVLDHHFLRDLNYKLRIKPVYEAAEKCRVKVVTAAEFCGRKIEMLEALRKELYAKYGDEKNKSNNFS, encoded by the coding sequence ATGATTAAAAATATTGTTCCCTTAGCCTTTGACAGCCTCGGCGTTCGTTCAATGGCAACATTCATCGAGACAGACGACCTAAAAATTCTAATCGACCCCGGAGCAGCTTTGGGACCCATCCGTTATGGTTTACCACCGCATTTTTTGGAATGGCAGAAGCTTGATGAATCTTGGAGAAAAATAAAGCGACAAGCGAAAGAAGCGGACATATTAATGGTGACGCATTACCATTACGACCACCATGACCCAGATGCTCCAGAACTTTACAAGAACAAAATGGTTTTCATAAAACATCCAACAGAAAACATAAACTTAAGTCAACGGGAAAGAGCAGCCTTATTTCTAAAAGCAGTAAGAGAGAAACCCAAAAAACTTGAGATTGCTGACGGAAAAAATTTTCGAATAGGAAAGACACAGATAACTTTTTCAAAAGCTGTCTGCCACGGAACAAATCCACGTCTTGGATACGTTACTGAAGTTAGCATAAAAAGCGGCAACGACAGATTTCTTTACACGTCTGATGTGGAAGGCCCTTCGCTTCCAGAACAAATCAGATTCATACTGAAAGAAAAGCCAGCCATTCTGTTTGTTGATGGCCCAATGACTTACATGCTTGGCTTTCGTTATTCATACAAAAGCCTTGAAATCTCCAATAACAACCTTGTTAAAATCATAAAGAAGTTAAGCCTTGACACGCTTGTTCTGGACCACCATTTTCTGCGCGATTTAAATTACAAATTGAGAATAAAGCCAGTTTATGAAGCGGCAGAAAAGTGCAGAGTGAAAGTTGTCACGGCTGCCGAATTTTGTGGAAGAAAAATCGAAATGCTCGAAGCTTTAAGAAAGGAATTATATGCAAAATATGGCGACGAGAAAAACAAAAGCAATAACTTTTCCTAA
- a CDS encoding inorganic diphosphatase, with protein sequence MNIWKDIPSGDKPPKLLNMVVEVISGSRDKYEYNIKWEQFVLDRIIPSSVVFPVEYGFVPQTWFDDGDPLDIMALSYEPLEVGCIVRVRVIGALIIEDENGIDPKILSVLVNDARFDGYNDISDVHPHKLREIQEFFETYKRLEPHKWVKFKEWKNAEETTKIVNYAINRFKQLDTK encoded by the coding sequence ATGAACATTTGGAAAGATATTCCTTCAGGCGATAAACCACCAAAACTGCTCAACATGGTGGTTGAGGTTATCAGTGGCTCAAGAGACAAATACGAATATAACATTAAATGGGAACAGTTTGTTTTAGACCGCATAATACCATCCTCTGTGGTTTTTCCAGTGGAGTATGGGTTCGTTCCACAAACGTGGTTTGATGATGGAGACCCGCTGGACATAATGGCGTTAAGTTATGAACCGCTTGAAGTTGGATGCATAGTTAGAGTGAGAGTCATAGGAGCATTAATAATTGAAGATGAAAATGGTATAGACCCAAAAATATTGTCTGTGCTTGTTAACGATGCAAGATTTGACGGATACAATGACATCAGCGATGTGCATCCGCATAAACTTAGAGAAATTCAGGAATTCTTTGAAACTTACAAACGGCTAGAACCGCATAAGTGGGTGAAGTTTAAGGAATGGAAAAATGCGGAGGAAACCACAAAAATTGTGAACTATGCCATCAACCGATTTAAACAACTTGACACAAAATAA
- a CDS encoding ABC transporter permease subunit codes for MRRYMVVFIAGLFALCVMAWLIVTFVDYPEVKALPFYTFSTISRIIITLLISVAWGVSFGILAATNKVASFVLTPLIDLLQSIPILGYFPMVIGFLFALGPWGIELSVIVLLFTSMAWAIFFGVLGAIRAIPTNVAESARSFGLTGWRYIRHVVLPAITPAVISGANLAWCDGWFFIIAAEYIQYQGNIMKPPFGGLGYLLAKTAYEYKDMNLAVILLLFITFIVVYFNTLTWHKFMERASTGTFKPVFKMDLSGVGKLGLAKATSWLHSERIHWPKAFSIVSQRLRKYTHAERIIAVVLVFSAIFFILYVVFGQFPTFKIISEGFSQPPAEEINRLPLLIALTMGRLTIAYGISLVVAISMGVLAAEHKKFAVIFYPLYDIGQGVPILALFPVIFLGLNQLIGIPRLALELTCITMLVLDMIWYMFLNIVSAVKNIPTEIKEVGQIFGFKGLKRITHLVIPSILPSIVTGSILSWGTGWNTIIFAEYMPSTGSVSQPLSVPGIGSLLDKAGYEYGNTVVLIFLLGIIALIVLSMEAFVWRRLLRKFEKYHVEV; via the coding sequence TTGCGAAGATACATGGTTGTCTTCATTGCGGGATTATTCGCACTTTGCGTAATGGCTTGGTTAATTGTAACCTTCGTGGACTATCCAGAGGTTAAAGCCCTTCCTTTCTACACGTTCAGCACGATTTCACGAATAATAATTACACTGTTGATTTCGGTCGCTTGGGGAGTTTCCTTTGGCATACTTGCTGCTACAAACAAAGTAGCATCATTTGTACTTACACCCCTTATCGACCTACTGCAATCAATTCCTATACTCGGATATTTTCCAATGGTAATCGGTTTTCTTTTTGCGCTAGGTCCTTGGGGCATCGAACTTTCCGTTATTGTTCTGCTTTTTACATCCATGGCATGGGCTATCTTCTTTGGAGTGTTAGGAGCAATTCGAGCCATTCCAACAAATGTTGCCGAATCAGCACGAAGTTTTGGCTTGACAGGTTGGCGCTACATTAGGCATGTCGTGTTACCAGCAATCACGCCAGCGGTTATTTCAGGAGCAAACCTTGCATGGTGTGATGGCTGGTTCTTCATAATCGCAGCAGAATACATCCAATATCAAGGAAACATTATGAAACCGCCTTTTGGCGGCTTGGGTTACTTGCTCGCAAAAACTGCTTATGAATATAAAGATATGAATCTCGCAGTAATCTTGCTATTATTCATAACTTTCATCGTTGTATATTTTAACACTCTAACTTGGCATAAGTTTATGGAAAGAGCAAGCACCGGCACTTTCAAACCAGTTTTTAAAATGGACCTTTCAGGCGTCGGAAAGCTTGGATTAGCAAAAGCGACTAGTTGGCTACACTCTGAAAGAATTCACTGGCCCAAAGCCTTCTCAATTGTTTCACAACGACTACGAAAATACACGCACGCCGAAAGAATTATTGCCGTTGTTCTGGTTTTTTCAGCAATTTTCTTTATTTTATACGTGGTATTCGGTCAATTCCCAACATTTAAAATAATTAGTGAAGGATTCAGTCAACCACCCGCAGAAGAAATCAATCGTCTACCGTTACTAATCGCGTTAACTATGGGAAGGCTTACAATAGCCTATGGAATTTCTCTTGTAGTGGCAATTAGTATGGGAGTCCTCGCTGCAGAGCACAAGAAATTTGCAGTCATTTTCTACCCACTGTATGACATCGGACAAGGAGTGCCAATTCTTGCATTATTTCCAGTCATCTTCCTCGGGTTAAACCAGCTTATCGGAATACCTAGATTAGCACTTGAGCTTACATGTATAACAATGTTAGTTCTTGACATGATATGGTACATGTTCCTAAACATTGTAAGCGCAGTGAAAAACATCCCAACCGAAATAAAAGAGGTAGGTCAGATCTTTGGGTTTAAAGGTCTGAAAAGAATAACGCATTTGGTCATTCCCTCCATATTGCCTTCAATAGTTACTGGAAGCATACTTTCATGGGGAACTGGTTGGAACACAATAATATTTGCAGAGTATATGCCATCCACAGGATCTGTAAGTCAACCTCTTTCAGTTCCTGGTATAGGATCGCTGTTAGACAAAGCTGGATATGAGTACGGAAATACTGTAGTACTCATATTTCTTCTCGGTATAATCGCATTAATAGTGCTTTCTATGGAAGCATTTGTTTGGCGACGTTTACTTAGAAAGTTTGAAAAATATCATGTGGAGGTGTAA
- a CDS encoding ABC transporter ATP-binding protein — MSILEVKSVSKTFMMEKTRILVLDNVSFSVGNDEFVCLVGPSGCGKSTILRIIAGLEKADSGEVLFHGQPLTQSTPKIAMVFQLFGLLPWKTSLENIEVPLEVLGIEKEKRKHIAEEYLRMVGLEGFENTYPHDLSGGMKQRVGIARALALKPEVLLMDEPFSSLDELTAKTLRELVLDIWRNPTLPTNTFVMVSHNVEEAVFMADRIIVMSPRPGKVIGEVKIDIPRPRTKHLRDPEYFRFVDEVVELLEKDKTKTASESPISLTAKRANKLK; from the coding sequence ATGTCAATACTTGAAGTTAAAAGCGTGTCGAAAACTTTCATGATGGAGAAAACCAGAATATTAGTGCTAGACAATGTGAGTTTTTCAGTTGGAAACGATGAGTTTGTGTGTTTAGTTGGGCCTTCAGGCTGTGGAAAATCCACAATACTCCGAATAATCGCAGGTTTAGAAAAAGCCGATTCAGGCGAGGTGTTGTTTCACGGGCAACCTCTTACTCAATCCACGCCAAAAATTGCAATGGTCTTCCAGCTTTTCGGTTTGTTACCCTGGAAAACATCACTGGAAAACATTGAAGTGCCCTTAGAAGTACTTGGTATAGAAAAGGAAAAACGAAAGCATATTGCTGAAGAATATTTAAGAATGGTTGGACTTGAAGGTTTCGAAAACACTTATCCTCATGACCTTTCGGGTGGAATGAAGCAACGCGTTGGAATCGCAAGAGCACTCGCATTGAAACCTGAAGTCTTGCTTATGGATGAGCCTTTCTCTTCTCTAGACGAACTTACAGCAAAAACTCTTCGGGAATTGGTGCTTGACATCTGGCGAAACCCAACGTTACCAACTAATACTTTTGTGATGGTGAGCCATAACGTTGAGGAGGCAGTTTTCATGGCAGACAGAATAATAGTGATGTCACCACGACCAGGAAAAGTCATCGGAGAAGTCAAAATTGATATTCCAAGACCACGCACTAAACATTTACGAGACCCAGAATATTTCCGATTCGTTGACGAAGTTGTAGAATTGCTAGAAAAAGACAAAACAAAGACAGCAAGTGAAAGTCCTATATCGTTAACCGCGAAGCGAGCAAACAAACTGAAATGA